From Domibacillus sp. DTU_2020_1001157_1_SI_ALB_TIR_016, a single genomic window includes:
- a CDS encoding XdhC family protein, giving the protein MEDIHELLDAMDASTVGGVMAAVVKVTGSAYKKEGAAMLFKPDGTQVGLLSAGCLEEDLNERLKTVDQPYGEFVYDMRGEDDFSWGEGSGCNGVIHVWTERLDEEYTAHLLQLKEVLRSGQSVFMIKKRGVRPGYLFIPDSGRAFGQWEGEVPDDCRVIERGMFFSKALDSEVYVHKIRPKRRLVVFGAGPDARPLVSFAAAAGFSVTVSDWRPAFCSAFHFPGAEKHMVGFPSEVLSSIALKPEDCVVVMTHNFKRDRELIEALREQELRYFGILGARKRTARLFGAEAIPSRIASPAGLSIGAQGAEEIAISIVAQLIQVSHSIGLREAACL; this is encoded by the coding sequence ATGGAAGATATTCATGAATTGCTTGATGCCATGGATGCCTCCACTGTTGGTGGTGTAATGGCGGCGGTCGTTAAAGTCACAGGCTCTGCTTATAAAAAAGAAGGAGCAGCGATGCTGTTTAAACCGGATGGCACGCAGGTCGGCCTGCTTAGTGCGGGCTGCCTGGAAGAAGATTTAAATGAACGGCTGAAAACAGTGGATCAGCCGTACGGCGAATTTGTATACGATATGCGCGGTGAGGATGATTTTTCCTGGGGAGAGGGCTCGGGCTGCAACGGGGTTATCCATGTATGGACAGAACGGCTGGATGAAGAATATACGGCCCACCTGTTGCAGTTAAAAGAAGTGCTAAGGTCCGGACAGTCCGTTTTTATGATTAAAAAGCGCGGCGTCCGCCCCGGTTACCTTTTTATTCCCGATTCGGGACGCGCGTTTGGTCAGTGGGAGGGAGAAGTACCAGACGACTGCCGGGTTATTGAGCGTGGCATGTTTTTTAGTAAAGCGCTCGACAGTGAAGTGTATGTACACAAAATTCGTCCAAAGCGGAGGCTTGTTGTATTTGGGGCAGGGCCAGATGCGCGGCCGCTCGTTTCGTTCGCAGCGGCCGCTGGATTTTCGGTTACAGTTTCCGACTGGCGCCCGGCGTTTTGTTCTGCTTTTCATTTTCCTGGTGCTGAAAAACACATGGTCGGTTTTCCGAGCGAAGTGCTTTCTTCTATCGCTTTAAAACCAGAAGACTGTGTGGTCGTGATGACGCATAACTTCAAACGGGACCGGGAGCTGATCGAGGCGTTAAGGGAACAAGAGCTTCGGTATTTTGGTATTCTCGGTGCCCGAAAAAGAACGGCCCGCTTGTTTGGGGCTGAGGCCATTCCTTCACGGATTGCTTCTCCAGCCGGCTTGTCAATTGGAGCGCAGGGAGCCGAAGAAATTGCGATTAGTATTGTCGCTCAGCTGATTCAAGTGAGCCATTCCATTGGGCTGCGGGAAGCAGCTTGTTTATGA
- a CDS encoding NTP transferase domain-containing protein, with amino-acid sequence MSRPIVGILLAAGNSVRMGCDKLALPLGSTTIGSASLNAALSSALDHVIVAGKRESRAGWIGPAFFKKENWSYAVCDEASRGQAHTLSFGLRAAEQMNAQAAVILLADQPFTRVELINQIVRTYKKTKAPFVAARLDGIPRPPVLFSNGCFPVLQELKGDRGAGSLLKQPFFARHGRMIDCQESRSFFDIDTMQDYKQAAGRGWNDNANAGANICLAATESRGSEVFKERA; translated from the coding sequence ATGAGCAGGCCGATTGTTGGTATTTTGCTTGCTGCCGGAAACAGTGTCCGGATGGGGTGCGATAAGCTGGCGCTGCCGCTTGGCAGTACCACGATTGGCAGTGCTTCACTGAATGCGGCTCTTTCCTCTGCGCTGGATCATGTTATTGTGGCAGGGAAAAGAGAGAGCCGGGCCGGCTGGATTGGGCCCGCTTTTTTTAAAAAAGAGAATTGGTCGTATGCCGTCTGTGACGAAGCCAGTCGCGGGCAGGCGCATACACTTTCATTTGGCTTGAGGGCCGCAGAACAAATGAATGCGCAGGCAGCGGTGATTCTTTTGGCAGACCAGCCGTTTACCAGGGTGGAATTAATCAATCAAATCGTCCGCACATACAAAAAAACAAAGGCTCCTTTTGTGGCAGCTCGTCTGGATGGTATTCCGCGCCCGCCTGTTCTTTTCTCGAACGGCTGTTTCCCTGTGCTGCAGGAGCTAAAGGGAGACCGGGGAGCGGGCAGTTTGCTGAAGCAGCCTTTTTTTGCGCGGCACGGACGAATGATTGATTGCCAAGAATCCCGTTCTTTTTTTGATATTGATACGATGCAGGACTATAAACAAGCGGCCGGGAGAGGATGGAATGACAATGCAAATGCCGGTGCCAACATCTGTCTGGCAGCCACAGAGTCTCGAGGAAGCGAGGTCTTTAAAGAAAGAGCTTGA
- a CDS encoding FAD binding domain-containing protein, which yields MTMQMPVPTSVWQPQSLEEARSLKKELDGISRFIAGGTLMQMQREQGLSFPPHLISLEGIRELADIEETVDGSIRIGALTDLETCRNHPLVKEKCPVLSEAISTIASPAVRNRGTIGGNILYGVGDAIPVLLALDARLSWFCENGIRSEWIYDYVSEQESPAASAILTDITVSSPIKGRCFFRKVGRREAFIPSVVTVAMYREMTDEQTIKEIRMVAGGGVNTPRRLKVCERELIGKELTDDVLASLSESIKEESALIGDVFASADYRRTVTANLLLAALQSDQ from the coding sequence ATGACAATGCAAATGCCGGTGCCAACATCTGTCTGGCAGCCACAGAGTCTCGAGGAAGCGAGGTCTTTAAAGAAAGAGCTTGACGGAATATCGCGGTTTATTGCGGGTGGAACACTTATGCAAATGCAGCGGGAGCAGGGCCTATCCTTTCCTCCTCATTTAATCAGCCTGGAAGGAATTCGGGAACTCGCAGACATTGAGGAAACGGTCGACGGTTCGATCAGAATAGGGGCGCTGACCGACCTGGAAACGTGCCGGAATCATCCGCTTGTAAAAGAAAAGTGCCCGGTTTTATCAGAAGCGATCAGCACCATTGCCTCGCCAGCTGTGCGTAACCGGGGTACGATCGGCGGCAATATCCTTTATGGCGTCGGTGATGCCATTCCGGTCTTACTGGCACTTGATGCGCGCCTTTCGTGGTTTTGTGAAAACGGCATTCGGTCTGAATGGATATATGATTATGTAAGTGAGCAGGAATCTCCGGCAGCATCCGCCATTTTAACAGATATTACGGTTTCTTCTCCTATAAAAGGGCGCTGTTTTTTTCGGAAAGTCGGACGGAGAGAAGCGTTTATTCCATCTGTTGTGACGGTTGCCATGTACAGAGAAATGACAGATGAACAGACCATTAAAGAAATTCGGATGGTGGCGGGCGGCGGAGTAAACACACCGCGTCGTTTGAAGGTGTGTGAGAGAGAGCTCATTGGAAAGGAACTGACGGATGATGTGCTGGCGTCACTGTCAGAAAGCATCAAGGAAGAATCGGCTTTGATTGGTGA